The Microbacterium luteum genome includes a region encoding these proteins:
- a CDS encoding carboxypeptidase-like regulatory domain-containing protein, with product MATPARRTPLRSRFTALIAALVTAAFAALIGTSVASAETVPSPGSSSSPATTPAPSATSAPSDENLQTGDVRGSVVIAASGAALPGVAVVAEPTQPGVRQETVTQANGAFHLRELAPGQYTFTFSLAGFETVTRTAQVRIGLTTTVDVEMSLSNVSLRLDRQTVTAGESLQLDAEGFLGKEQVEVELHSTPVSLGTLAADDAGALSGTIAVPSDTTPGSHEVVLIGESGRTASITVTVVAAPPLVATG from the coding sequence GTGGCCACGCCCGCGCGTCGAACACCACTCCGCTCCCGCTTCACGGCACTGATCGCCGCCCTTGTCACCGCCGCATTCGCGGCGCTCATCGGCACCTCGGTGGCCTCGGCCGAGACCGTCCCCAGCCCGGGGTCGAGCTCCTCCCCCGCGACGACCCCGGCACCGTCCGCCACCTCCGCACCCTCGGACGAGAACCTTCAGACGGGAGACGTGCGCGGGTCGGTCGTGATCGCCGCATCCGGAGCCGCGCTGCCCGGAGTGGCCGTGGTCGCCGAGCCGACGCAGCCGGGCGTGAGACAGGAAACCGTCACGCAAGCCAACGGCGCCTTTCACCTGCGTGAGCTTGCTCCCGGCCAGTACACCTTCACCTTCTCGCTGGCGGGATTCGAAACCGTGACGCGAACCGCCCAGGTGCGGATCGGGCTGACCACGACCGTCGACGTCGAGATGTCGCTGTCGAACGTGAGCCTCCGCCTGGATCGACAGACGGTGACCGCCGGCGAGAGCCTGCAGCTCGACGCCGAAGGCTTCCTCGGGAAAGAGCAGGTCGAGGTCGAACTGCACTCGACGCCGGTGAGCCTCGGCACCCTCGCCGCCGATGACGCGGGCGCCCTCTCCGGCACGATCGCCGTGCCCTCCGACACGACCCCGGGCAGCCACGAGGTTGTCCTCATCGGCGAGAGCGGCCGCACCGCATCGATCACTGTCACTGTCGTCGCAGCGCCGCCCCTGGTCGCCACCGGCTGA
- a CDS encoding ABC transporter substrate-binding protein — protein sequence MSITSHSRQRVAGIVAGAAVLSLAVAGCSGSGNGGDTADDPAQITFQSWVPNIDRAVDAFNASHDDIEVTLETITAGPDGGYATMLSAVQAGNPADVVQLGYDAIPDFLINDALEDITDYVSDSEDLFVPWQWQTGEFNDRVYAVPQASGPLGQFYRADIFDELGIAYPETWDEYYEAAKVIRASNPDRYITAFAFNQAPWLIGLAQQGGATWFGIEGDAWTVDIDGEDTMTVAEFWQKLLDEDLVKIEADFSNEWNADMQNGNVVTWISGSWADAILRGTAPDTAGDWRVGAMPQWEAGESVSATWAGGSASAVLKGSDNPEAAAEFALWLNSDPESVNILTNVGAGWPAIADTSQIEALQDDPEVFDFYGGQDIWDVFAESDANVDTSWVWPPLSSTLFASLTDNVKAAVDAGTPLPEAYEQTQLDMVNALEERGIAID from the coding sequence ATGTCCATCACTTCTCATTCCCGACAACGCGTCGCAGGCATCGTCGCCGGCGCCGCGGTGCTCTCGCTGGCGGTCGCCGGCTGCTCGGGATCGGGGAATGGCGGCGACACCGCCGACGATCCCGCGCAGATCACCTTCCAGTCGTGGGTGCCGAACATCGATCGTGCCGTCGACGCGTTCAACGCGTCGCACGACGACATCGAAGTGACGCTCGAGACGATCACCGCTGGCCCGGACGGCGGTTACGCCACCATGCTGTCCGCCGTTCAGGCGGGCAACCCCGCGGATGTGGTCCAGCTCGGCTACGACGCCATCCCCGACTTCCTCATCAACGACGCGCTCGAAGACATCACCGACTACGTGAGCGACTCGGAGGACCTGTTCGTGCCGTGGCAGTGGCAGACCGGCGAGTTCAACGACCGTGTCTACGCCGTGCCGCAGGCCTCCGGCCCGCTCGGCCAGTTCTACCGCGCCGACATCTTCGACGAGCTCGGGATCGCCTACCCCGAGACGTGGGACGAGTATTACGAGGCCGCGAAGGTCATCCGCGCGTCCAACCCGGACCGCTACATCACCGCCTTCGCCTTCAACCAGGCGCCGTGGCTGATCGGCCTTGCCCAGCAGGGCGGCGCGACGTGGTTCGGCATCGAGGGCGACGCATGGACGGTCGACATCGACGGCGAAGACACGATGACCGTCGCGGAGTTCTGGCAGAAGCTCCTTGACGAAGACCTCGTGAAGATCGAGGCGGACTTCTCCAACGAGTGGAACGCCGACATGCAGAACGGCAACGTCGTCACATGGATCTCGGGTTCGTGGGCCGACGCGATCCTGCGCGGCACCGCCCCCGACACCGCCGGCGACTGGCGTGTGGGCGCGATGCCGCAGTGGGAGGCCGGCGAGAGCGTCTCGGCCACGTGGGCCGGAGGCTCGGCGAGTGCAGTGCTCAAGGGATCGGACAACCCAGAGGCGGCCGCGGAGTTCGCCCTGTGGCTGAACTCCGACCCGGAGAGCGTGAACATCCTCACCAACGTGGGCGCCGGATGGCCCGCGATCGCCGACACGAGCCAAATCGAGGCGCTCCAGGACGACCCGGAGGTGTTCGACTTCTACGGCGGCCAGGACATCTGGGATGTCTTCGCCGAGTCCGACGCGAACGTCGACACGTCGTGGGTGTGGCCGCCGCTGTCGTCAACGCTGTTCGCCTCGCTCACCGACAACGTCAAGGCCGCCGTCGATGCCGGCACACCGCTGCCGGAGGCGTACGAGCAGACGCAACTCGACATGGTGAATGCGCTCGAAGAGCGCGGCATCGCCATCGACTGA
- a CDS encoding carbohydrate ABC transporter permease encodes MTTAPSITRRRARPRTALWVLVLPFVVMFVLFFVAPIVFALVQSMFATRNSGLGLGAPETVFVFVENYARAFDDPAFLASLGRLLVFSVIEVPLMVFTALSLALLIDSGRARAPRFFRVLYFAPYGVPGVIATLLWGFLYVPATSPVLQVLSSLGLDVDPLSSGNVLFAIANIALWGFAGYNMVILLAALDAIPTELYEAARMDGASAWSIIWNIKLPLVRPSIILVTVFTIIGTLQLFVEPLVLAPLTTAINSTFTPNMAAYNQAFAQGNPNLAAAMAVIVALIGFVFSFGFLRLVNRKGNRAW; translated from the coding sequence GTGACCACGGCACCCTCAATCACCCGCCGCCGCGCGCGTCCACGCACGGCGCTGTGGGTTCTCGTTCTCCCGTTCGTCGTCATGTTCGTACTGTTCTTCGTCGCGCCCATCGTCTTCGCGCTCGTCCAGAGCATGTTCGCCACCCGCAACTCCGGGCTCGGACTCGGGGCGCCGGAGACGGTGTTCGTCTTCGTCGAGAATTACGCTCGCGCGTTCGACGATCCCGCGTTTCTCGCGAGCCTGGGTCGCCTGCTGGTGTTCTCGGTCATCGAAGTACCACTCATGGTGTTCACCGCCCTCTCACTCGCCCTGCTGATCGACAGCGGCCGCGCACGTGCACCGCGCTTCTTCCGCGTGCTTTACTTCGCGCCCTACGGAGTGCCGGGCGTCATCGCCACCCTGCTGTGGGGCTTCCTGTACGTGCCGGCCACGAGCCCCGTGCTGCAGGTGCTGTCGAGCCTCGGCCTCGACGTCGATCCGCTGTCCAGCGGCAACGTGCTGTTCGCGATCGCGAACATCGCCCTGTGGGGTTTCGCCGGCTACAACATGGTCATTCTGCTCGCCGCGCTCGATGCGATCCCCACCGAGCTCTATGAAGCGGCCCGAATGGACGGCGCGTCGGCCTGGTCGATCATATGGAACATCAAGCTGCCGCTGGTACGGCCCTCGATCATCCTCGTGACCGTCTTCACGATCATCGGCACGCTGCAGCTGTTCGTCGAGCCCCTCGTGCTCGCTCCACTCACGACGGCGATCAACTCTACCTTCACCCCCAACATGGCGGCCTACAACCAGGCGTTCGCACAGGGCAACCCGAATCTCGCGGCGGCGATGGCGGTCATCGTCGCACTCATCGGGTTCGTGTTCTCGTTCGGATTCCTCCGCCTGGTCAACCGGAAGGGGAACCGCGCATGGTGA
- a CDS encoding carbohydrate ABC transporter permease, whose protein sequence is MVTTQVSAPRRRRGGREGTVSGATAVNVVLVVATIYFLLPLVWVLVAATKSPGDLFSSFGLWFSDSPQAWENLVTLFTQDGGIFTRWVLNSILYSGAGALVAMVLSAACGYAIAKYSFWGREALFSTILGGVLVPATVIALPLYFLLNTVGLTGTYWAVLLPSMVSPFGVYLARIHANASVPDEIIEAARIDGAGDLRIFATMAVRMMSPALVTIFLFQFVTIWNNYLLPLVMLNDTKTFPVTLGLTLWNSQTQRDPMFYQLVVTGSAVSAVLLVVLMVAMQRFWRADLTAGATKG, encoded by the coding sequence ATGGTGACCACGCAAGTGTCGGCACCGCGCCGCCGTCGTGGCGGTCGGGAGGGCACCGTCAGCGGTGCGACTGCCGTCAACGTCGTCCTCGTCGTCGCGACGATCTACTTCCTGCTGCCGCTGGTATGGGTGCTGGTGGCGGCCACGAAATCGCCGGGCGACCTCTTCAGCTCGTTCGGCCTGTGGTTCTCCGATAGCCCGCAGGCGTGGGAGAACCTCGTGACGCTGTTCACACAGGACGGCGGCATCTTCACGCGCTGGGTGCTCAACAGCATCCTCTACTCGGGCGCCGGCGCGCTGGTGGCGATGGTGCTGTCGGCGGCATGCGGATACGCGATCGCGAAATACTCCTTCTGGGGCCGAGAGGCCCTCTTCTCGACGATCCTCGGCGGCGTGCTCGTGCCGGCGACCGTGATCGCCCTTCCTCTGTACTTCCTCTTGAACACCGTGGGTCTCACCGGTACGTACTGGGCCGTGCTGCTGCCGAGCATGGTGAGCCCGTTCGGGGTGTATCTCGCGCGCATCCACGCCAATGCGAGCGTGCCCGACGAGATCATCGAAGCCGCGCGCATTGACGGTGCCGGCGACCTGCGCATCTTCGCGACGATGGCCGTGCGCATGATGAGCCCGGCACTGGTGACGATCTTCCTGTTCCAGTTCGTGACCATCTGGAACAACTACCTGCTGCCTCTTGTGATGCTCAACGATACGAAGACGTTCCCCGTCACCCTGGGCTTGACCCTCTGGAACTCTCAGACCCAGCGCGATCCGATGTTCTATCAGCTCGTGGTGACCGGATCCGCGGTGTCGGCGGTGCTCCTGGTGGTCCTCATGGTCGCGATGCAGAGGTTCTGGCGGGCCGACCTCACCGCTGGCGCCACGAAGGGCTGA